From the genome of Megachile rotundata isolate GNS110a chromosome 3, iyMegRotu1, whole genome shotgun sequence:
CAATAATTTTctcctaaaaaaaaatttaaataatgtatattataaaaatgacttCAGTTAGTTTAGCAAGCAAGGGTAACGAATAATCACCTTCCAATTACAAGCTCTTATAGTCTTTAAGGGAGCAAATATTAGAGGATGGTAAGTAATAATCATATCTGTCTTCAAACCTAAAGCTTCCTGCATGACACTTTCAGTTAAAtcatttgttaataaaatatggGAGACCAACTTTGTTTCTGTGGGTTCAATAAGCAACCCTACATTATCCCAAGAAGATGCAAGGGCTGGATCAGCAAATTTATGCAATGTTTCTACAACCTGGGTTAAAGGAACCCCAATACCATCGGGCTTTAAGGCACTCATTGCAAACAAAGTACTGCTATGTTTCTGCTTAATGTTATGGACAATGATTTTACAGTGTCTTTtcagtatagtaaaatgtttcAACATTTATGGCAACCTAAAACAAGCAAACAAGTAATATAGACCAAATATAAAACatagttataattatttattactgaaGTACAAAAATGAAGCAAATTTGTctctttcaaatatatttattattaaaataaacaattacaaTTAAGATAACAATAAACGTGTTATTCATTATAAaaccaaatttttattaagcCATCATCACTAGCTGATGCAAGTTGTCCAGGAACAGTAGGATTCCATTGCACACAATTTACATCTTGCATATGAGCAATGTCCATTGAGCAAACCATTGTAAAAGTAGGTTGATTAGGATCGGAATCACTGTCTTctttaaatattctaataatGTCATCACCACATGCAGTCACTAATAACCCAGTTGTTTTACACCAATCAATATCATaaattgtccttgtatgataaCCAGATATTGTACACACACACTTCCAAACTGATTCATTGTTTACTGTAACTATTCCTGGTTCATTACCAGACTTAAATTCTTGCCATATCTTCACTGTTTGATCATCACTGCATGTTGCTATTCGATTACCAGCCTTATCCCATGCAAGACTCCAGACTGTTGAAGTATGAGATGATAATGTTGCTATACACGACCAATCATTGTCTGCTGCATCCTCCTTAAATATCTTTACTGTGTTGTCATAACTTGCAGATGCTACTATTTCTTCATTAGGATGCCACCTTacctattataattaaaatatatgtttattgaaaataaaataaaaaatattaccttaatattactatacttttaaGGCAATCTCTATGCTTGCTATTTCATAAGATTTACTTACCTTTTTCACATCTTGAGTGTGAGCATTAATAACAGCAGCACACTCATACTCATCATCATTCACTTCCCATATCCAAACAGATTTATCTCGACTGCAAGTAGCTAACAACTGACCACTGCAAGACCAACTAACACTTTTCACTTCGTTCTCATGTCCTTCTAATGTTGCATTACATTCAAATTGACCCGATTTTTTATCCCATATAGCAGTGGTCGCATCAAAACTAGCAGATGCTATGTAATTCCCACAAGGAGACCATGCTATTTCTCTTATAGTTCTTGAATGACCCTCCGTAAGAATGGTTCTTATAACCCACTTTGGTTCTTGTGGACCCcatataataattgttttatcTTCACCGCAAGATGCAAGGCAAGTGCCTTTAGGATGCCAGCAAACATTCCACACTCTTCCTCTATGTCCATTCAAAGTTTGTTTTAATTCCAATGTTCCCATCTCTACCTGCAACAATAAATGCTTcctctttaaatttataattactatCTTTTATAAGAAACTACTGTGAAAACggctttttacattttttatgctGATTTTTATGGAAAGTTACTGATATTAATGAGGAAATCGAGTGGGAAATGTTTGCTCATCGTACGTGATGTAAAGATCGAAATCATAAGTtgtacaaatataaatcatttagaatagtaaatgtttaaataagataaagatttaaaaactataagaaatttatacaaaaatcgGTTTATGAAACGATGACAAAGTATTAAAAAGTAAAAGTTACTTACGATATACGTTTTGAATACTTTTTAATCCAACAATactaaagaattaattaattattgataagCTCAGTTAGTTGCACGTATTTACAGTAATACCACAAACGAAATACGTGTAGGATAGAGCACTCGTGCCATTGTTGTCTTTATCGCACGATCTACATTATCATTTTCGCGTCACATTCTACCATATCTAATGAAACTTGGTTTTACCACCGGAACATAGTTTTTACCAACAGATCGCGTTAGTAATACTTTCTCAAATAGTGCACGCGttttaaaaagtatataaaattgtGGTTTTCAATATACTTAATTGACATAATTATGGTTTGAAACTGAGGAAAaatgtatgttttatattttatttcttatgatgtataaatataaaataattgaattacaatttctttataactatctataaattaatttaacatttatcAGTCTGATGTTGCATTGTATGATGTTGCTACTGATAATGTATCTGAATCATTTAAAGGCAACATTCGTGTACAGGTATCAGGTGTCCTAAGGATTGAACAATAatcaattgtaaatatatttaagcAGTTATCTTCTTGTCAAAAAGTATGTCAATACTTACACATCTTTTAAGAGGTGCAACACATGCTTATGTTCAATACCTTCCAaccacaaatttaataattcttctCTCTTACACCTCAATAGTTGTTTACAGGCATTCAAATTTTCCTTGACTGCATGAATCTTCTCTCTAGATGCAGTGACTTTTTCTGATAAAGCACTAAATATCTGAGATTCaaaataatggaaatattattaatatcatgtaTAAAACCATTATTATCCAAAATTGAATGCATATTTACCTGCATAACTTGTGTAAGATCTTGATCATGTAGAGATACTAGTTCATCGAGTCTCTGGTCACTTTTCTTATATTCTTTTTCAAGTTTAGCTTTTTCTA
Proteins encoded in this window:
- the Ciao1 gene encoding cytosolic iron-sulfur assembly component 1 isoform X1 produces the protein MGTLELKQTLNGHRGRVWNVCWHPKGTCLASCGEDKTIIIWGPQEPKWVIRTILTEGHSRTIREIAWSPCGNYIASASFDATTAIWDKKSGQFECNATLEGHENEVKSVSWSCSGQLLATCSRDKSVWIWEVNDDEYECAAVINAHTQDVKKVRWHPNEEIVASASYDNTVKIFKEDAADNDWSCIATLSSHTSTVWSLAWDKAGNRIATCSDDQTVKIWQEFKSGNEPGIVTVNNESVWKCVCTISGYHTRTIYDIDWCKTTGLLVTACGDDIIRIFKEDSDSDPNQPTFTMVCSMDIAHMQDVNCVQWNPTVPGQLASASDDGLIKIWFYNE
- the Sec8 gene encoding exocyst complex component secretory 8 yields the protein MNSVPPTKPPRGIKPTKETSGLLISVIRALSASETNEQREIEKAKLEKEYKKSDQRLDELVSLHDQDLTQVMQIFSALSEKVTASREKIHAVKENLNACKQLLRCKREELLNLWLEGIEHKHVLHLLKDVTPDTCTRMLPLNDSDTLSVATSYNATSD